One part of the Rhodococcus oxybenzonivorans genome encodes these proteins:
- a CDS encoding flavin-containing monooxygenase, which produces MNTHPPPDRLLRLRLNHADHDPNNGIKRESSRGKPVENRENRFAIVGAGPNGLIAARAFKRGGIDIDILERHDAVGGIWNIDNSTSPVYESCNFISDRASSAMVGYPMPEGPAVFPPWHEVRDFIRAFARDHDLDQYVITGKDVTEAYPVETDEGQRWVVKTSDGAEVLYRGVVWACGLQRTPYLPAISGLENFEGEVLHSNKYKRIEQVVGKRVLVIGAGNSGVDIACDAAIAGKMAHLSVRRGYHFFPKLLFGQPIMQLLSRTGKVPQAVTPLSELTEAEAMQLALESVGDLTSFGLQKPDHEVGATHYIMNDQVLYQIAHGHLQAHQDIESISGKTVQFVDGTTAEVDLIICATGYDFDIPWLDPKLLDWDEGSPKFHLGTIASKAEGLYAAGAVHFPGLTYMTWDRLIQLAVWDAKRLMTGEGQEFRDEIMNYNPVLKNDNLIETHRNINQYDMAKLMAMTDELQSRYGIEMPASAADDFYSRSPAEKLHATTV; this is translated from the coding sequence ATGAACACCCACCCCCCGCCTGACCGACTACTACGACTTCGGCTGAACCACGCCGACCACGACCCGAACAATGGCATCAAACGCGAGAGCAGCAGAGGAAAACCAGTGGAGAATCGAGAGAATCGCTTCGCAATCGTTGGCGCCGGACCAAATGGTCTGATCGCCGCCCGTGCTTTCAAGCGGGGCGGGATAGACATCGACATACTCGAGCGACACGACGCCGTCGGTGGAATTTGGAACATCGACAACTCAACCAGCCCGGTTTACGAGTCATGCAACTTCATCTCGGACCGCGCCAGCAGCGCCATGGTCGGTTATCCCATGCCGGAAGGCCCCGCGGTCTTCCCCCCATGGCACGAAGTCCGCGACTTCATACGCGCATTCGCGCGCGACCACGATCTCGACCAGTACGTAATCACCGGAAAGGACGTAACGGAGGCCTACCCGGTCGAGACTGACGAAGGGCAACGTTGGGTCGTCAAGACTTCGGACGGAGCCGAAGTCTTGTACCGCGGTGTCGTGTGGGCCTGCGGCCTCCAGCGCACCCCCTACCTGCCCGCGATCAGCGGTCTCGAGAATTTCGAGGGCGAGGTCTTGCACAGCAACAAGTACAAGCGAATCGAGCAGGTTGTCGGCAAGCGGGTCCTGGTCATCGGCGCAGGCAATAGTGGCGTCGATATCGCATGCGACGCCGCAATAGCGGGCAAGATGGCACATCTCTCTGTGCGCCGCGGATATCACTTCTTCCCGAAACTCCTTTTCGGCCAGCCGATCATGCAGCTACTGAGCCGTACCGGCAAGGTTCCCCAGGCAGTCACTCCACTCAGCGAGTTGACTGAGGCCGAAGCCATGCAGCTGGCCCTCGAGAGTGTTGGAGACCTTACGTCGTTCGGTCTGCAGAAGCCGGATCACGAAGTTGGCGCCACGCACTACATCATGAATGACCAAGTGCTGTACCAGATTGCACATGGACACCTCCAGGCGCATCAGGACATCGAGTCGATCAGCGGGAAGACCGTTCAGTTCGTCGACGGAACCACTGCCGAGGTCGACCTCATCATCTGCGCAACGGGGTACGACTTCGACATTCCGTGGCTCGACCCCAAGCTTCTCGACTGGGACGAGGGATCACCCAAATTCCACCTTGGCACTATCGCAAGCAAGGCCGAAGGGCTGTACGCGGCCGGAGCCGTTCACTTCCCCGGCCTCACATACATGACTTGGGACCGCCTGATTCAGCTTGCAGTATGGGACGCCAAGCGGCTGATGACAGGCGAAGGGCAGGAGTTCCGGGACGAAATTATGAACTACAACCCAGTGCTGAAGAACGACAACCTTATCGAGACGCACCGCAACATCAATCAATACGACATGGCCAAGCTCATGGCCATGACCGATGAACTGCAGAGCCGATATGGTATCGAGATGCCGGCATCTGCTGCAGATGACTTCTACAGCCGCTCTCCGGCGGAAAAGCTCCACGCCACTACGGTATAG